The Archocentrus centrarchus isolate MPI-CPG fArcCen1 chromosome 5, fArcCen1, whole genome shotgun sequence genome contains the following window.
TGTGTCAAACATAATGGGTTTATATGAAAACACATTGTTCAGATTTACAAATGCTTTCACCTTGGCATTTCTGTCCTTTTGTATATGTGATACAAAAGATAGCACTTCCACAGCACACAGAAAGCCATACAAATACTGCACAGGTAAGGTCAGGCAGTCTGTTTGACCTTACACAATACAGAGAGCCATAGGATTATTGTGGTTCATGCTTGGCGTTTgtgttatatatataaatttataacAATACACAAAAAAGGGCTGTTTCCCATAAGTCAAGTTGTTAAATGTCTAAGTCAGGAAGCTTTAGGTCTTTCGCTGGAAACCTGACGGGACTCTAACCATAAATTATTGAGTTTTTAGTTTagggaaaaaagtcacaaagtcacATTTGCAGTGTAGTTAAGGGTGAAATCTGGTGCAGCATGacaatgcacacaaacattGACCTGTCCAGTATTCATGGGCACTACAAATGGCACAATCATGAATACTATAATTTATGTAATTAATtggaaatcattctaatttctAAACAGTATAAATCTTGATAGATAGTTAAGACGCTTGTTTTGTACGTTTTTAATTCTATGCGTAAAACAAAACTTCTGTAGATAAATTAAAATCGTTATTCATTAGTTATTCATCCCTCCCACACATCCTGCAGGACAAGCAACATCACTTTAAGTAATTCAAAGTCCTAATTCCTGAAtgcaactaaaactaaaataaagttttagcagtcagatgaataaataaataatttggttATACTGCAAAGTTAGTTACTTCACTTTGAATTGCAGTTTTCAGATGATTTCCTCTAGTGAAACAGATATTTTAAGTATGGCTGTATTGTCCGAGTTGACTGGTCAATTGATTGGCCAATCGATTGGTCAATATGGCATCATTCAAGCAAATTCTCATTAACTGGGCAATCAGCGCTACATCAGCGAGCTTTCAAAATGAATCTGTTATTTTTGGTTGTGGAAGAAACTGTTTGTCCAGATTTTTACAAGTCTGAACTTGCATAAACTTCTGCCTGAATCCCACTGGGACATGAGAGCAGGTCATGGCCAGTCAAGATAATGCTTGTGATTCGTTCAGATATGCCACTGTGCATTTCAGAAGCATCCCAGAAGTGGCTCTTCGCTTCGCTCTACTGAAAGTACACTGCAAGTCTATGATGGGAGCAATGGCAACCTGCACAGAGCTGATGAGCAGGGCAGGAAGTCAGACACAGGAATGGCGCAGAGAATCTGGTCAgtttaaagaaagcaaaaaccAAATACCCTGTGCTGAGGAATTGCTCTGATTGGAATGTTTAGGTTATGGAAAgtgttctttttaattaatgtaGACACTATGTCAAAAAAGATCtcagcttttttctttaagaGTATATTCAACTCAATaacttataaaaacataaaaatggtAGGTTGACTGATCTGAATTACAATAGATTTTTCTCTTTAAGGCTTGGCTTTGAGTGTGAGGATATCAGGATTGTCATATTTTTTGTCTAataattgtattattattacagcAGTTTGGACAATTCCAGCATCTGCCACTAGCAGCAGCTACACTTTGAGACTGGATGCGAGGGCTCCTCACTTTAATGatcacagaaacacataaaaaaaaccctcctatTACATTATGAGGGGAATTCATCGGCTTTATTCCTCAATAGGAACACAGGTCAGAATAagttaaaatgatttaatgttGCAAATACAAGTCTTTTTGTctatttaaaattcatttagGTTTATAAGGCTAGCAGGCAGATTTTCTTTCTCCCAGCAGTTAGGGCTGTGCAATATGCCAATATATATcggaaaatgaaattaaaatgtctaTCGTTACAGTCATTATATGAACTGTGAATTCAACGAATTTACAGAATATGTACTATATTGTGATATACATGATAATCGGGATATTTCGGTCATATCACACAGCCCTACCAGCAATCAACTAACAGGTTAAAGAATAGGTCAAATTTCAgtcaataaagatttttttaggGTTTGCCCTAATTTTGTAAATTCATAAAATATTGTAAACAAGCTGAAACAATTATTGAAATGTTATGTTTATGAAAATGAATCAAACTTTTTTTGATAATGGATCATTCATTAAAGTAATTTGTTTTGAAATCTCCTTAATCACTGGGTAACCACCCTTAGACCCTTAATTCCAATCCATGCAATTTCTCAAACTATTGAAGCCTCATAGAaactttggcttcattttttttaaacaaagcctGCAGATTTTGCCCTGCGTCACTTACACTGAAATCATGTTAGGTGGGAATCATTTCATAGTCACTGtggacagaatgaaaaaaattcagaggccaaaaatgttttcaatacATATGAAATTAGGGCATTGTTTCaagaaaaaacttaaaaagaCAGACATTTCCTTTAATGCCTTTCCCGCTCACTCATGTTGAAAGTGATTTatattcaaaaatacatttacattactcatctgagtcactgaaaccattaaaattattttgtgtcatgtcattttcttttcccccaaaggacatttttcatttacataCATAGCACTATCTATAAAGACAGTCTGAGTGAAGAACGGATTTTTAGGAACTTGTAATTATTCTTCAGTTTTACCTTCTTAATAGTGTAGCACACTCAGCCAAACTTTGGGAACACTTTTAAGTTCACCTTGCCATTCATGGCACAGAATCTCAGCGAGCTTGAAGGAAAGATTAAGAGCAGAGTGGAATCATAATAAAGGTGACAGAGGGTGCCTCATGGGAGGCTTCGCCTCCAGGCATACAGAGGGAAAAAATCTCACTTTATAATGCAGTTAAATTATTTCACACTcgaaaagtattttttaaactgaaagctTTTGCCACACATATGGAGCTCCTGGTGTGGCaccaattagaaaaaaaaaggaaacttgctggaaaaaaaaaatagaaaagcgaTTTCTGGTTCTGTAAAAACAATCAAGCTAAATTACTATTCATTCAAAGATAATCAGGAGTCATGTCACAGGAGTATGGAGGTGGAAAATTTATAAAGATTTGTTAGTTAATtggatggttatgaataatcagagctgtttgtttccaatatcagtaaacattttcaaatgtattGGTTCTGGCAACTTACTGACATGGAAAATGAATTGGAAACATTTTTTGAACCAAAAAATAATAccagttaaaaaagaaaatgcaagatGGAGCTCAGTATCAGCTCTGCATCCTTAGGACATGTACAAATCTGAGTATCATCTGAGCATCTACTCGATTCTCATGTATTATATATATTCAAACGGTGTTTTCTTATTTGGGGAGCTCTAACTAAGGCAAACAAAATGTCATGAATGTTTGCGCTGATAGATAAATGCTACACTGCCCACCATTACTCACACTGGCAGTTTCAAATAAGCTGTAGCGTACTGAAGTATGGGAGAAGGCTGTCTTAATGTTCATTTGAAATTCAAAGTGGTTTTCATAAATTATTCAGTTTATTAAAATCATAAACAACTCTGTTTTAATTCTCTGAACAAAATACACATATAGCACagtgtgtaactgtgtgtgaatatatttacctgtgtgtttatttgtgtgtgtgtgtgtgtgtgtgtgtgtgtgtgtgtgttgggggggggggggggggggggggggggtatgtctACTACTCACCCCAGCGTCGTCATGGTGACAATAGTGTACCAGAAGGAAGCTGGGATGCTGGTGAACTTGCTGGAGCTGGAGCCCTTCTCTGCGTAGAACATGACCGTGGCAAAGATGATGATGGCCATCGTGAgtgagaagaggaggaagccCAGCTCTGAAGCACAACTCTTCAGTGTATAACCCAGGATTCGCAGGCCCTGCGAATGGCGTGAGAACTTGAAGATGCGAAACACTCGAAACACACGCAAAGTCACAAAGGCACCGCTCACATCCTCGTTGTTGGTCATCACTAAACCGATGTAGTATGGCAAGATAGCCACCACATCGATGATGCTCATCACAGAGCGCATGAAGCGGTAACGACTAGGTGCAGCAAACAAGCGCAATAGATACTCCACTGTGAAGATCATAACACAGGCAGTGTCCATACAGAAGAACGCAACAGTGTAGCGTTCACCACATGGCACATCTTTCTGGTTGGCAGTAGCACCACAGGGCACCGTCTCCACCACATTTGTGATGACCGAGACAGCAATGAAGAACCCAGTGACATAGTAAAAGACCAGGGCCATGGTGGACGTGTGGGGGTTCTCAAAGGCTCGCCACATGGTCTCTCTGAAGTTCATGTTGGGCAGCTTCAAGTCCATATTCTCTTCCTGATCATCCTGCAGACGCTCTAAGTTCTCCCTCTTTCTATCCTTGTATTCTTCATAGCAGCAGTCACCAATGATCTCAGGTATGATGCCAAAGAAAGTCAGCTCCTCGTCATAGGCTGAGATGCACTCGTGACGGGGGTAGTGGAGCTTTCCTGTTCGGTAGAAGTTGAGAATGCTTCTGAAAGCGTCAGGATCCCGGTCAAAGAAGTACTCCTTGGTTTCTTCATTGTAAAAGAAGTCTTTCTCAGAGCTGCCCAGTAGGGTGTCCGGGTAGCGGTCCAACGTGGTTCTCCAGGTCTGAAAACGACGGCCGCTGACATTGAGGATGATAAGTTCATCTTGTTTCTTGCTGTTGTCTCTTGGTGCAATAGGCATGGGGCAGTTGGCCACAGGCATCCAGCCAATGGCTGCAGCCCTGGCGAAGGGGAGCCATGCTGCTACTCCTGTTGCCATTGTGAAGCAATGTCTTGGAAGTAGTCTTCCTCACCTTCAGACTTGACTATTTTCAAAATGATCTGGCATctgaagaacaaaacaaaaaaggggaAACATAAAAGGCTGATAATTAACAGCAACACATTCAGTGTTTAACCAACTGATCAATGCTTGCCATCACGGTGCTATATGACGTGATGCCTGTTCTGTGCTGAATTTCAAAACACTTTTTCCTCTCTATtaaatttcctgtcactctctaCAATCTCTTGTCAAAATCTCTGGAAATGTCATGCAAAATGTCATCTAAGCTGCCAAATGGAAACAACAACTAaaggtggattaaaaaaaaaaaaaaaaaaggtttatgtGAAATGTTAAATCAAATTTCTACCAAAAAATAAAGTCTGCATGAGTTTGATTTAGATCACAATTAATTAGTTTGCATTGTTTCTAAGCCCACATTTGCTTAAAAAGAACAACTAAATGCACAGCACACATCtaattgttctttttaaatacagttCTTTTAAAATATAGTTTAACCAACATCAGCAGCATTAATATAACAACTACAAACCTTCTGTCCCTGagcagcttcatcaactgcctTACAGTGGAAAAACAGTGACTGCCAAACCTGTTGAATCTTAATGAGGAAATCTTCCCCTGAGTTCTCCGTGCGCTGATAACATTACAGAATCTTACCTTTcacaattttaatttaattttaaagtacATTAATTGCATAATGACCTGAAGATGTTTCTGTATTGACCTATGTTACCTGATCGATTACAAGTAAACAGCTTGTGTCTGTGCATATACAAAACGTAACAAAACGTGGTTCTGTAACACCTTTTTTTCCTCGCACGTAGCTGATAACTTCTCCAGCAAACGCATTTATTCACCTGATATATGCAAATTTCACTAAATATCAGCACTTTCAAAGACTACAACTGACTGAAAGGGACGGCGAAAACGTACTCACAGAAAAGGAGATGGAGTGGAGGAGGGAACAAAATCCCAACTCTTCCAAACCGAGTCCTCAGTTGTAAGTGACAAAGGATGAGCTCGTATCCATCCAGTGAGCTGAGGCAGCGAGCGACACCTCTCTCCCCCTCGGTCGATCGGTAGACTCCCGCACCGAGCAGAGCGCAAAGACGCGACTGAAGCGGCAAAATTAACCACTCTATGGGACCGCAAGACTGAGAAGAAACCGTCTGCTGATGTATTTGTTTGACGGATTCTACATCCTGGCTTCTTTGATTTCCCGTCAGTGTTTGAAAAAGTGAAATGTAACGGAAAGGAGAAGCACGCTTCCTTTCCTTTACCACAAAGTACAATGTGCGACTCGCTCACTGTGCCACTCCGTGTCATCAGTCCTCCTCCCCTCTACCTCATTTCTGACAGACTTGAATTCACTTGTCACTTCCAGTATTGTAGTGATGCATTGTAAAGCAGACGTCACACTGTGATGGAAAAACTGGACTTGATGAACCAGCCCACTTTAAAtcagaaatgtgattaaaaaaatgccaagattttttaattcattaatgaATGAGtcaattaattcattaattaatgcggtatttaatatataatatgtaCAGTAGAACTGCACACATACTACACAATTTATTTTCTAGctggtaaaaataattacacgTTTAATAAGAGTGGAGTGGGGAGATCCCCTCTGTCCTCCCTCTACGTGcaagatttaaattttttatatgCTAAAGCTTAAGGTGTTGTTTAAGACTGACGTGTTTCCAGATTTTTAAAAACCgaaacaaccaaacaaagaagaagaaaaaacctcATTAAAGATTAGAAACCTACCTgaaccttttaaaaaaagattatctTGGCCATCTCAAAAAGAAACTGTAAAAGTAAACCCTTCTGGTAGATAAGAATGTAAAAACtttcattattattcttttccttttgcacatgtttcaagcCATATAATGTTAACTTACTTTTCCACCTCAGCCTTAAAATGCTTGGtatctttctttttcatctgaccttaacaagaaaaagaagactTTATCTTGCAGTGTCAAAGGTTTGTGCCCTTATCTTCCTTTTTGAAGTCAGACTTTGCACAGTGTTACAGGATTTTTTGCCTAGGCTCCTGATTGGCCAGCATTTCCACAGTTAGGGTTATATTGCACGTGTTGCTTTGGCTTACTGTTGACAGTGCTTGacattattttttccattttcacatagatgagagaagatggatggaaaacagaaaatctccatttaaaaaaatacctgtATATGTGTGGCCTGAAATATAAAAtacttattttacacaaatttgCTAGAAGGTATAAAAAGAACTTCCAGCAGACAGTTAGGTTATGTCTCAGACTCTGGCACAACttcaactgttttttgttttgttttgttgttaccAAGACTAAACATCATAAAAAGATTGTCAGCCAGTGGCGATTCATCATTTAAGTGTTTGCTGGGAAATTAGATATATTCAAGTTTTTGTACTTAAAAGAATGAACAACGTTTGCATTAGAAAGCAGGTAGGGTAGAGGTGGTGAAAACACATCCAACTTTACCCAGAATACTGGAGTTTGTTGCTTCGAACCACTTTAAAGTTTTaggttttttatttaaaaaaatgttattgtaGGTGAGATTTTACCATATAACTGCTTGTTAGGGATAGGACAACACCATGGTTTGAGTTAAAATACACCCTTTTACTAAATTAAACACACATTACAAAGCTCAGTCTTTGTTTTCAAGTGCTACTTTCTACCATATCTACAGGCCAGTGGTGCATATTTTGCAATGATTAACACAGCAGCTAGAGGTCACTTCActttaaaacatcaccatatACAGTAGGACAGCTTGAAAAGCCACCCTCAGCCTCAATGTTTTCCAgacttctatttttattttaacagcatTAAATGACATGCAAAAACCTTAAAATGAATCGAGGTGTAAAGTGATAAAGTGCTGTAATATAAAGTTGTGTGAAAACACTGTGTGGTCTTTTGGAAACCTGAGTACACTCCATGATTCCCGCTTTTAGCAACAATAATTTGAAGGAATAAttttcagtctctcacatcgttgtggaagaattttgacccactcttctttataatgttgcttcagttcattgaagtttgCAAACTTTATGCACatctctcttaaggtcccaccatggcatttcagtcaggttgacgTCTGGACTTTGGCTGGGccatttttcagccattctgttctagatttgctgctgtgctggagatcactgtcctgttggatgagccaatttcagccaagctttagctgccaCAGATGGACTCACCTTTTATGCTAAAATACTCTggtgtacagaggagttcagGGTCAACTCAaggactgcaaggtgcccaggtcctgtggctgcaacccccccccccccccccccccaaattgtCACTCCATactctgtttggttttcaccaaatgtggcaTTGTGGATTatagccaaacatctccactttgttcTCATctctccaaaggacattgttctagaagtcttgtggtttgctcagatgcaactttgcaaagtCTTTTTAGAGAAAAGAGGCTTTTTCCTGGAAAGCCTTccatttgttcagttttttctaattgtactgtcatcaCTTTAACAATGAACatgcctgtagagtctgaaatgCACCTCTTGGTTTTTTTCAGTGCACtttctgaccttggggtgaatttgcttgGAAACAGAACATTTCTAACTAATCTGCAAACACGTTAAACATATCTAAACATATGGAAGCAGCTTAATAACAGGACTTTTCCCTTTAAATTAAAGCATGAAATACATCCATtcgattattttattttgttattaaaaTTAGTAGCACGAATTTTGGTGTTGTTATCAACACCTTTGTTATTGCATTTTCTCTCAGTTTTGGGCACTGAAAAATGTTAGATTATGATGTGTGAAACTGCAAAATATGGACACATTTTCTAGGATAAACACAACGACGCATGTAGACCACAAACAGTCCATATTGGTGTGTTCTTCTAATGTAGCAGGCTTACTATGTGATACATGGTATGCTACTTGATTTATTAAGACACAATATCTGCTGATGTGAAAACTAAAATGTCGATTACACATTCTGAATAATGTAATATGCCCCCCAAAAAATCATCATAAATTTGGGCCATTATGGAACTGACTGTTTGTCTGTGATGAGTGGTAATttcaaaacacataatttggacaaacttaaaatacaaacactAATGCAAAAAGATTTCAGTAATAATCAGAACCCCCTGGAAGCAGTTTATTATACTTTAGTGATGCTTATTTCTGGAAGAATTTTCAATTAAATCCACACAACACAGCTGACACAGAGTGGAGCttccagattttttattttttttttggttggtcCATTAAAACACAATTTGATTATACTGTTTAAGAATCGTACACTTTGAGCTATTCAGAGTAGTAGCTAGCTAAAACTACAGGACACCCCTCATTATGATTTACTTAACAcagtaaatgtgaaaaaaatacagGCCAGCATTATACTGCAGCAATCCAATTGTTAAATGCTTTTAACTTCCATCTCTTATACAAGAGAATAATTTATGTCATTGATGTCAACTAGTACCAAAAACTCGGTCCTCCATAATTTTTCTCAAATGAGCCTTCATCATCAAACTGTGAGCAAAGCTGAGAGTGGGTGTCAAAGGAAGCCCTACAGAGCCACTGTCATCAGCTAGGAAGAAGCAGCAATCCCCACGAGCTACTGTACTTCTGTCTTACACTTTAATCCCAGGCAGCATAGTCTGCACAGACACCTCAGGAGACTGCTGGGGCTGGACGAGGTAGGCCTTTGAATGGATGGCCttgtgtgtgactgttagaAGGAAgaggcagaaggaaaaaaaaaaagggcaagagagagtgagaggctGTGTGGCTTTAGTATTAAGACAGATAGGCCATTGATGGACTCCAGTACATTCAGATATTCAGCTCAAGTTCTGGCACATGATGTAAAATATTCATGaattgagacttttttttttttttttttaacttgcatGGCTTCTCACACAAAgaagtttgcttttctttaatCTACCGTCTTATGCTGCTGTGATGCATCTTGAGCCACTTTTTCTACTTTCCCCTATAAATCTGTAGTGTAAAAATTGCTTTTTCAGTGAGCCCTAAACATAACCCTGACACCATTATCATCTCAAATACAAGCAACCGTGCACTATTCCATAATCCATAGTTAAATTACTACCTTCCCTGCTTAACAGAGATTTTAAAGAAATGGATGTGCATAAAATCAAAAAGAAATAATTAGTACAATCTGAATTTTGTTGacgttgattttttttttacattgctctctctgtctgcatcagtaatatttattcatttatttaataatttgacATACCATTACCTCAATTTGTCAAATGCCTGCTCTACCATGAGTTTTTGCACTCTCACTTCTTTCTGTGACATATTCAAAATCTCTTGGGTGCCAGCTGAACTTTAGAGAGAACATTTACTAGCAATTTTTCACAGTACTTTGCATTAAATAGTGACAGTAGAGGCTTTCAAATATTCAACAAAAAAGAAGGATAATttgagaaaaagaaggaaaatgtaaagagagaaaaaggactTGCCTCTCTAAATAGACGTGAAAAGCCAAAAACGACGATATTGTAGAGGCAATGCGGTTTTTCCTGCTGTAACTTATTTTCATGGGCATAGTTATCACCTTGCCATACTCAGCTTTGCTCAAATGTGAAGAAAATcaagatttttgtttgttggacatttaaaatgaattgttTTATGGATATGTTTTTCATTCAGTTCAATCTTTGTAGTGGTTTGAGATTTAGAAATACAGGTGCATTCACCCACTATGTATCAAGCATTCCTGCCTTCTACTGTGACTGGGAAAATTTCTTTAATAGTTAATTGACCATACAGCTGAGATTTGAAGGTATTTTTCATCTGACTGTCCTGCACCTGGGGCCATTGCTTGTTCAGCGGATGACATATATTTGTATGTCACATAGTCTTTTGtggatttttccacacaaccatttctagggtttacagagaatagtccaaaaaagagaaaatatctattaagtggcagttctctgtgtgaaaatgccttgttgatgccggaggtcagaggagaatggccagattgtgttgagctgataggaagtcaacagtaactcaaataaccacttgctaCAAGTATGGTAtgcaaaagagcatctctgaatacacaacacatcaaaccttgaagcagatgggctacagcacaGGTGTCAGTCCTtttagctaagaacaggaaattgaggctaCAGTTTATATGGGTTCactaaaactggacaacagaagattgttaaaatgttgcctggtctgatgagtctcaatttctgttgTGGCATTCAGACGACTGGGTAAGAGTCtgtcataaacaacatgaaagtatggatccatcctcccttgtatcaacagttcaggctacTGGTAGTGATGTAATGTGTAGGggattttttttggcacattttgaacttcttagtaccagctgagtaTTGCTTAAATGccgcagcctacctgagtattgttgctgactatttccatccttttatgaccatgtacagtacccatcttctgatggttgcttccagcaAAGCAAAAGGGGGCCAACCCGATACTACCAAGGTGTATCTattaaagtgaccagtgagtgtatttcACTGTTCAACACAGTTTCAGGATTgcattgacattttttttcctctgcacttcaactgcagagaaaaagaaaaagaaaaactttatgATCTTGAAATCAGAGTATTATGTGTGCAGAAGTACTAGTGATAGAGACAATAGTCACACTCACTCAACCTGTAACTTTAACAAACTATGACCTTGACTTCACCTTTACAGTCAGAATAAGCttaaataaagtaaatgaaGTAAAAACACCTTCTCTTTTATGTTTTCCTGACTCTAAAATCATCCTTACTATTGACTAAATAACTCcctccattcattttcttctgcttttcattttcagggTCAGGGGATCGGGCTGGAGCtgatcccagctgccacagggcgagaggcagggtacaccctggccAGGTCTGTCAcggggccaacacagaaagatagacaaccattcatgctcacaccTACTGTATGGttgatttagaatcaccagttaacctaaccccactaactgcatgtctttggacatacatttttctgagtaaaaaactcaaaaacattcTTAAGCTGAGCACAGAActtataagaaaaaaatttaaaaagtactaGTAAAGGTTAGGGTCAGGGGTCTTGGATATGgatacaataattacagggaaagaatatttaatattttctgtaCATATCCAGGGAATGCACATGGAAATGAACTGTTAGCTAAATCTAGTACAAGGCAATTTTTCTCTTACAAGATCAATATTTTAGTTTTCCTgacaaataatgaataaaactaaaactaatcaCATCAGCTTTATGAAGTGATAATAAATTAATGTTGTGTTGACAGCGTGTTGAGAACCAtatcaaagataaaaaaaaatcaattaatgCCTGTTTGAAGCTTCAAGGATAAATAGTTTTCAGttgctcataaaaaaaaaggattatttgCATTCATTTGCTTTAGTTCCAGCAGTTTAACCAACCATTCACACATGAAAGTCTTTCTCATGCCACAATGAATACTCATAACAGCTGATATTTTCATACTGCATCATCTCATACTGCACAGCTCATATACATTACATCCCTCAATATATGACCTATTATGATTGCAAATGATTTCATTTGGTCTTCCTGCCAAGCCCCAATCCACTGCATATTAATCATAAGTAGGAAATATATAGAGTTGTATATATGGTGGCTTTCATGTCCCTCTTTATTTGATAAGAATCTTTCTAAAGTCATCACACATTCATTACTGTAAAAGGCATGGCACTGTTACTCAAGATGCATAGAGTGAACATTCAATAGAGAATAAAGGCAgatattttttccttcttgcAATAAAGAAACTCATTTTTAATAGCTGTCGGAAAGAGAAATAGATAAACATTAGCTTGAAAGAGGGATTGAAAAAAGGAAGGTGGtcaagaaaatgaaataaaaatgaggtgGACATGGGGCTGGGGCAGGGTTGtttcctaaacagttaaagGGCATAAACAACTGGAGGGGCAGTGCAAGAAACagataataaaaacatgtagaaaGATGCAACAATATAGACAGTGTATCTACAAAAGAGAGAAAGTAAGTCAGATCAGTCTGACATGCTATAGagccaaaaaggaaaaagaaagaaagaaagaaagaaagaaaaaaaaaacaatgtgggtGTGGATAAATAGATTCACATTGAACCCAGTAGTTTTGATTGTACTTGAGTGGTCATCTTTTGACTCACTCACAAAAGATCAAAGCCCAGTCCTCAttatccaaaacataaagccacaCTACAGCGAAACAAGCATGTGAATCCAGATCATCCAGCCTACCGTGGAGACgcaaagaaaaatgcacaaaatctgAAAAGACTCATCGACTGCACCGTTGACCAACATCTTAAGGCCAGCTGCTGTGTAACAGCT
Protein-coding sequences here:
- the LOC115780697 gene encoding potassium voltage-gated channel subfamily D member 3-like isoform X1 gives rise to the protein MATGVAAWLPFARAAAIGWMPVANCPMPIAPRDNSKKQDELIILNVSGRRFQTWRTTLDRYPDTLLGSSEKDFFYNEETKEYFFDRDPDAFRSILNFYRTGKLHYPRHECISAYDEELTFFGIIPEIIGDCCYEEYKDRKRENLERLQDDQEENMDLKLPNMNFRETMWRAFENPHTSTMALVFYYVTGFFIAVSVITNVVETVPCGATANQKDVPCGERYTVAFFCMDTACVMIFTVEYLLRLFAAPSRYRFMRSVMSIIDVVAILPYYIGLVMTNNEDVSGAFVTLRVFRVFRIFKFSRHSQGLRILGYTLKSCASELGFLLFSLTMAIIIFATVMFYAEKGSSSSKFTSIPASFWYTIVTMTTLGYGDMVPKTIAGKIFGSICSLSGVLVIALPVPVIVSNFSRIYHQNQRADKRRAQKKARLARIRIAKSGSASAFLQSKHNGLLNELLELTGTEEDEQKLTQKSISLLESQHHHLLHCLEKTTDQFALGDLTRGQKPSDITAPGIPGTHKPLHHDKAHEFVDEQIYEQNCLETALQTYPSRSPSISSHDSSARTCCGQKRKRNVPLPNTSLPTTHPIPTHHGPLQELSAIHIQCGDSLSHTTSRSNLNLKTDEGSRINCKSGRITTAIISLPTPPALTPDGDGLHGPPQRRPPPPPSHPPPMSIQTTTSSVGANIIKVSAL
- the LOC115780697 gene encoding potassium voltage-gated channel subfamily D member 3-like isoform X2 encodes the protein MATGVAAWLPFARAAAIGWMPVANCPMPIAPRDNSKKQDELIILNVSGRRFQTWRTTLDRYPDTLLGSSEKDFFYNEETKEYFFDRDPDAFRSILNFYRTGKLHYPRHECISAYDEELTFFGIIPEIIGDCCYEEYKDRKRENLERLQDDQEENMDLKLPNMNFRETMWRAFENPHTSTMALVFYYVTGFFIAVSVITNVVETVPCGATANQKDVPCGERYTVAFFCMDTACVMIFTVEYLLRLFAAPSRYRFMRSVMSIIDVVAILPYYIGLVMTNNEDVSGAFVTLRVFRVFRIFKFSRHSQGLRILGYTLKSCASELGFLLFSLTMAIIIFATVMFYAEKGSSSSKFTSIPASFWYTIVTMTTLGYGDMVPKTIAGKIFGSICSLSGVLVIALPVPVIVSNFSRIYHQNQRADKRRAQKKARLARIRIAKSGSASAFLQSKHNGLLNELLELTGTEEDEQKLTQKSISLLESQHHHLLHCLEKTTAHEFVDEQIYEQNCLETALQTYPSRSPSISSHDSSARTCCGQKRKRNVPLPNTSLPTTHPIPTHHGPLQELSAIHIQCGDSLSHTTSRSNLNLKTDEGSRINCKSGRITTAIISLPTPPALTPDGDGLHGPPQRRPPPPPSHPPPMSIQTTTSSVGANIIKVSAL